Proteins encoded by one window of Streptomyces sp. LX-29:
- a CDS encoding MFS transporter: MLRTPGAWTFLLPGFLARQPFAMLTIGIVLLVEHTTGSYGTAGAVSATAGVSMALFAPQSGKLADRFGQAAVLLPGILVHASAIGLLITLALMHAPLWALFVAAVPAGASVPQIGPMVRARWATKLDGSPLMTTAAAFESVTDEFTFVIGPVLATALCAGVHPAAGLIAEGSLTVVGGLLFAAQRATQPQPSLAAAGAAIDGEERRSALSVPGVRVLAAVFLGIGAVFGGMQVSMTAFTQEIGEPGINGLLYGVFAAGNMMAGIACGAIHWRRGPQQRLLIAYPLLTLATAPLWAAHAVPLLGGLGLLVGLCIAPALITGYTLVESLVPASSRTEAFTWLTGAVALGQAAAATTAGQLADGFGSHAGFTVPLIGTGLALIVLLSLRGQLTPASTGRVAGSSAAGTAKAQSDGDAQGGVGHRVTVSVD, translated from the coding sequence CTGCTGCGCACCCCGGGCGCCTGGACCTTCCTGCTCCCCGGCTTCCTCGCCCGCCAGCCGTTCGCGATGCTCACGATCGGCATCGTGCTGCTCGTCGAGCACACCACGGGCTCCTACGGCACGGCCGGCGCGGTGTCGGCGACCGCCGGTGTCTCCATGGCCCTCTTCGCCCCGCAGAGCGGAAAGCTCGCGGACCGGTTCGGTCAGGCCGCGGTACTGCTGCCCGGCATCCTGGTGCACGCCTCCGCGATCGGCCTGCTGATCACTCTGGCGCTGATGCACGCCCCGCTGTGGGCGCTCTTCGTGGCGGCCGTGCCGGCCGGTGCCTCGGTGCCGCAGATCGGTCCGATGGTCCGCGCCCGCTGGGCGACCAAGCTGGACGGCTCGCCTCTGATGACGACCGCGGCCGCCTTCGAGTCGGTCACGGACGAGTTCACCTTTGTGATCGGCCCGGTGCTGGCGACCGCGCTGTGCGCCGGTGTGCACCCGGCGGCCGGTCTGATCGCCGAGGGTTCCCTGACGGTGGTCGGCGGCCTGCTGTTCGCCGCGCAGCGCGCCACCCAGCCGCAGCCGAGCCTCGCGGCGGCGGGCGCGGCCATCGACGGCGAGGAGCGTCGCTCCGCGCTTTCGGTGCCGGGCGTACGGGTGCTGGCGGCGGTCTTCCTGGGCATCGGCGCGGTCTTCGGCGGCATGCAGGTCTCCATGACGGCCTTCACCCAGGAGATCGGCGAGCCGGGCATCAACGGCCTCCTGTACGGCGTCTTCGCGGCCGGAAACATGATGGCCGGCATCGCCTGTGGCGCGATTCACTGGCGCCGCGGCCCGCAGCAGCGACTGCTGATCGCCTACCCGCTGCTCACCCTCGCCACCGCGCCCCTGTGGGCGGCGCACGCGGTGCCGCTGCTGGGCGGCCTCGGCCTGCTGGTCGGCCTGTGCATCGCGCCGGCGCTGATCACCGGCTACACGCTGGTGGAGTCGCTGGTCCCGGCGAGCTCCCGCACGGAGGCGTTCACCTGGCTGACCGGCGCGGTCGCGCTGGGCCAGGCGGCGGCCGCCACGACCGCCGGCCAGCTGGCGGACGGTTTCGGGTCCCACGCCGGCTTCACCGTCCCGCTGATCGGCACCGGGCTGGCCCTGATCGTCCTGCTGTCGCTGCGCGGACAGCTGACCCCCGCGTCGACCGGCCGGGTGGCCGGCTCCTCTGCCGCGG